In one Kitasatospora cineracea genomic region, the following are encoded:
- a CDS encoding carbohydrate kinase family protein: MIDYDILIVGGVGVDTIVRVDRLEVPPGRDSVGVLPVLDYPAHTGNGVALACLALGLRTKFADFLGDDPQGALVLAEYARRGLDFSHLPAPAGTPRSVNLVDRDGLRFSFYDGRHPADARLPREFWLPLLERSAHVHLSITGVNRDMYPDIERLGRSSSTDLHAWDGVNEHHLHYALRSDLVFLSAAGLGGRPEAAMRAVLARGRAELVVATAGADGAFLLTRGDAAPRHFPTVDPGAPVVDSNGAGDAFVSGFLHRRLAGRPVEECMRAGAVAGAYTCTVAGTHTAFLDAAGLERALDA, translated from the coding sequence ATGATCGACTACGACATCCTGATCGTCGGCGGCGTCGGCGTGGACACCATCGTGCGGGTGGACCGGCTGGAGGTCCCCCCGGGCCGCGACTCGGTGGGCGTGCTCCCGGTGCTGGACTACCCCGCGCACACCGGCAACGGCGTGGCCCTGGCCTGCCTGGCGCTCGGCCTGCGCACCAAGTTCGCCGACTTCCTCGGCGACGACCCGCAGGGCGCCCTGGTGCTGGCCGAGTACGCCCGCCGCGGCCTGGACTTCAGCCACCTGCCCGCCCCGGCCGGCACCCCGCGCAGCGTCAACCTGGTCGACCGGGACGGCCTGCGGTTCTCCTTCTACGACGGCCGGCACCCGGCGGACGCCCGGCTGCCGCGCGAGTTCTGGCTGCCGCTGCTGGAGCGCTCGGCGCACGTCCACCTGTCGATCACAGGCGTCAACCGGGACATGTACCCGGACATCGAGCGCCTGGGCCGCAGCAGCTCCACCGACCTGCACGCCTGGGACGGCGTCAACGAGCACCACCTGCACTACGCCCTCCGCTCGGACCTGGTGTTCCTCTCCGCGGCGGGCCTCGGCGGCCGCCCGGAGGCGGCGATGCGCGCGGTGCTGGCCCGGGGTCGGGCCGAGCTGGTGGTGGCCACCGCGGGCGCGGACGGCGCCTTCCTGCTCACCCGCGGGGACGCCGCGCCCCGGCACTTCCCGACCGTCGACCCGGGCGCCCCGGTCGTGGACAGCAACGGCGCGGGCGACGCCTTCGTCTCCGGCTTCCTGCACCGGCGGCTGGCGGGCCGCCCGGTGGAGGAGTGCATGCGGGCCGGCGCGGTGGCCGGCGCGTACACCTGCACCGTCGCGGGCACCCACACCGCGTTCCTGGACGCGGCCGGCCTGGAGCGGGCGCTGGACGCCTGA
- a CDS encoding glycosyltransferase family 87 protein, translating to MESAQAERSGGAEPSAPSSPAGAAPSRRPLWALAAGWVATRALIVLMALNVLRIGDVSSDISVIYHSWYEVLRTGTFPLDDVTWQYPPGAALVILLPGLLPWSYLVSFFVICGVVDAAAMALLMRAGVRRGRSYLGGWYWVAGVPLLGPTAYCRYDIIVTALAVAGLLVMLRRPALSGVLLGLGGLLKVWPLLALIGSPRGRRTRRAWTSAVAFAAALGFLLTAGMNGAFEFLKFQSERGIEIESVGALPLHFARLAGSWHGTVTMNYGSTEFLGPWVPVISKVMVGLSVLGFGWLLVWRLRAARWTTATTFDAALCALLIFVTTSRVISPQYLIWVVGLVAVCLTVRGSSQRPVAVPVLVAAALTTLEFPVMFGAVNHSQLSGVLVLTARNLLLVVCTVLSAYRLWRSTRPREALTTVVLPAGQATPQYPVRPGIAYEQDLLDDLAPADRP from the coding sequence GTGGAGTCAGCCCAGGCCGAGAGGTCCGGTGGCGCGGAGCCGTCGGCGCCGTCGTCCCCGGCCGGTGCCGCGCCGAGCCGCCGTCCGCTGTGGGCACTGGCCGCCGGCTGGGTGGCGACCCGGGCGCTGATCGTCCTGATGGCGCTCAACGTGCTGCGGATCGGCGACGTCAGCTCCGACATCTCGGTGATCTACCACAGCTGGTACGAGGTGCTGCGCACCGGGACCTTCCCGCTGGACGACGTGACCTGGCAGTACCCGCCGGGCGCGGCGCTGGTGATCCTGCTGCCGGGGCTGCTGCCCTGGTCGTACCTGGTGTCGTTCTTCGTGATCTGCGGGGTGGTGGACGCGGCCGCGATGGCGCTGCTGATGCGCGCGGGCGTCCGCCGGGGCCGCAGCTACCTGGGCGGCTGGTACTGGGTGGCGGGCGTGCCGCTGCTGGGGCCGACGGCGTACTGCCGGTACGACATCATCGTGACGGCGCTGGCGGTCGCGGGCCTGCTGGTGATGCTGCGGCGGCCGGCCCTGAGCGGGGTGCTGCTGGGCCTGGGCGGGCTGCTGAAGGTGTGGCCGCTGCTGGCGCTGATCGGTTCGCCGCGCGGCCGGCGGACCAGGCGGGCGTGGACCTCGGCGGTGGCGTTCGCGGCCGCGCTGGGCTTCCTGCTGACGGCGGGCATGAACGGGGCGTTCGAGTTCCTGAAGTTCCAGTCGGAGCGCGGCATCGAGATCGAGTCGGTGGGCGCGCTGCCGCTGCACTTCGCCCGGCTGGCGGGGTCGTGGCACGGCACCGTGACGATGAACTACGGCTCGACGGAGTTCCTCGGGCCGTGGGTGCCGGTGATCTCCAAGGTGATGGTCGGGCTGTCGGTGCTGGGCTTCGGCTGGCTGCTGGTGTGGCGGCTGCGGGCGGCCCGCTGGACGACGGCGACCACCTTCGACGCGGCGCTGTGCGCGCTGCTGATCTTCGTCACGACCAGCCGGGTGATCTCCCCGCAGTACCTGATCTGGGTGGTCGGCCTGGTCGCGGTCTGCCTGACGGTGCGCGGCAGCAGCCAGCGGCCGGTGGCGGTGCCGGTGCTGGTGGCGGCGGCGCTGACCACGCTGGAGTTCCCGGTGATGTTCGGCGCGGTGAACCACAGCCAGCTGAGCGGCGTGCTGGTGCTGACCGCCCGCAACCTGCTGCTGGTGGTGTGCACGGTGCTGTCGGCGTACCGGCTGTGGCGCTCGACCCGGCCCCGGGAGGCGCTGACCACGGTGGTGCTGCCGGCCGGGCAGGCCACCCCGCAGTACCCGGTGCGGCCGGGCATCGCCTACGAGCAGGACCTGCTGGACGACCTGGCCCCGGCCGACCGCCCCTGA
- a CDS encoding glycosyltransferase family 4 protein: protein MHKTLIVTNDFPPRPGGIQAFVHNMAVRQPAGSVVVYASTWKDGREVAEFDAQQPFRVIRDRTRMMVPTPRVTRRAAEILRAEGCTSVWFGAAAPLGLMAPALRRAGAARLLGMTHGHEAAWAQLPVSAQLLRRIGAGTDVLTYLGEYTRSRIARAVGPDAAARMVQLPPGVDESTFRPDSGGDAVRARLGLSERPVVVCVSRLVPRKGQDTLIRALPRVLAAQPDAVLLIVGGGPYRAELEKLVDTVGVRSSVVFTGAVPWEELPAHYGAGDVFAMPCRTRRGGLDVEGLGIVYLEASATGLPVVAGDSGGAPDAVREGETGYVVPGVGGEELLAQRLVRLLGDEGLRREMGEAGRKWVHEAWRWDMLAERLTGLLSPER, encoded by the coding sequence ATGCACAAGACCCTCATCGTCACCAACGACTTCCCGCCCAGGCCCGGCGGCATCCAGGCGTTCGTCCACAACATGGCCGTCCGGCAGCCCGCCGGGTCCGTCGTGGTGTACGCCTCCACCTGGAAGGACGGCCGGGAGGTCGCCGAGTTCGACGCCCAGCAGCCCTTCCGGGTGATCCGCGACCGGACCAGGATGATGGTCCCCACCCCCCGGGTCACCCGCCGGGCCGCGGAGATCCTCCGCGCCGAGGGCTGCACCTCGGTCTGGTTCGGCGCCGCCGCCCCGCTCGGGCTGATGGCCCCCGCGCTGCGCCGGGCCGGTGCGGCACGGCTGCTCGGCATGACCCACGGCCACGAGGCCGCCTGGGCCCAACTGCCGGTCTCCGCACAGCTGCTGCGCCGGATCGGGGCCGGCACCGACGTGCTCACCTACCTCGGCGAGTACACCCGCTCCCGGATCGCCCGCGCGGTCGGCCCGGACGCCGCCGCGCGGATGGTCCAACTGCCGCCCGGCGTCGACGAGTCCACCTTCCGGCCGGACTCCGGGGGCGACGCCGTCCGGGCCCGGCTCGGGCTCAGCGAGCGGCCGGTGGTGGTGTGCGTGTCGCGGCTGGTGCCGCGCAAGGGGCAGGACACCCTGATCCGGGCCCTCCCGCGGGTGCTGGCCGCCCAGCCCGACGCGGTGCTGCTGATCGTCGGCGGCGGGCCGTACCGGGCGGAGCTGGAGAAGCTCGTCGACACGGTGGGCGTCCGCTCCTCGGTGGTCTTCACCGGCGCCGTCCCCTGGGAGGAGCTCCCCGCGCACTACGGGGCCGGCGACGTCTTCGCCATGCCCTGCCGCACCCGGCGCGGCGGGCTGGACGTCGAGGGCCTCGGCATCGTCTACCTGGAGGCCTCCGCGACCGGACTGCCGGTGGTCGCCGGGGACTCGGGCGGGGCGCCGGACGCCGTCCGCGAGGGCGAGACCGGGTACGTGGTGCCGGGCGTGGGCGGCGAGGAGCTGCTGGCGCAGCGGCTGGTGCGGTTGCTCGGCGACGAGGGTCTGCGACGCGAGATGGGCGAGGCCGGGCGCAAGTGGGTGCACGAGGCCTGGCGCTGGGACATGCTCGCGGAGCGGCTGACGGGGTTGCTGTCGCCGGAGCGGTAG
- a CDS encoding AMP-dependent synthetase/ligase: MLDEFSLPARYQVPSDGNLADLVHQNAERHPGVAVLSRKSAGQWQDVTAAQFLTEVHAVAKGLIATGVGPGDRVAVMSRTRYEWTLLDFAIWTAGAITVPVYETSSAEQVQWILGDSGALAVVTETDQHAAVVERVRGELPELEHTWQIEQGGIAELTRAGAGVDDAVVAERRRLARPDSIATIVYTSGTTGRPKGCQLTHGNFLAELGNVTARMPELFRTGESSVLLFLPLAHVLGRIAEIAAVIAPVKLGHVSDIKNVTAELGSFRPTLILGVPRVFEKVYNTARAKAQSDGKGRIFDRAADTAVAYSRALDAGGPSLGLRIRHAVFDKLVYSKLRAALGGRCRTAISGGAPLGERLGHFYRGIGFSVLEGYGLTESCAATAFNPNDKPKIGTVGQPLPGSAIRIAGDGEVLLKGPQIFTGYWNNPAATADALQDGWFATGDLGSLDDEGYLTITGRKKEIIVTAGGKNVAPAVIEDRIRAHAIVGEVMVVGDRKPFIACLVTVDDEFFPHWKALNNKPADATVEQLRDDPDLLAAVQAAVDDGNQAVSHAEAVKKFHLLTTTFTEAGGHLTPSLKLKRNVVLKDFATEIEGLYTR, from the coding sequence TTGCTCGACGAGTTCAGCCTTCCGGCCCGCTACCAGGTCCCGAGCGACGGCAACCTCGCCGACCTGGTCCACCAGAACGCGGAGCGCCACCCGGGCGTCGCTGTGCTCAGCCGCAAGTCCGCCGGGCAGTGGCAGGACGTCACCGCCGCACAGTTCCTCACCGAGGTGCACGCCGTCGCCAAGGGCCTGATCGCCACCGGCGTCGGCCCCGGCGACCGGGTCGCCGTGATGTCCCGCACCCGCTACGAGTGGACGCTGCTCGACTTCGCGATCTGGACCGCCGGCGCGATCACCGTCCCGGTGTACGAGACCTCCTCCGCCGAGCAGGTGCAGTGGATCCTCGGCGACTCCGGCGCGCTCGCCGTCGTCACCGAGACCGACCAGCACGCCGCTGTGGTCGAGCGGGTCCGCGGCGAACTGCCGGAGCTCGAGCACACCTGGCAGATCGAGCAGGGCGGCATCGCCGAACTGACCCGGGCCGGCGCCGGCGTCGACGACGCGGTCGTCGCCGAACGCCGGCGGCTGGCCCGGCCGGACTCGATCGCCACCATCGTCTACACCTCCGGCACCACCGGCCGCCCCAAGGGCTGTCAGCTCACCCACGGCAACTTCCTCGCCGAACTGGGCAACGTCACCGCCCGGATGCCCGAGCTGTTCCGCACCGGCGAGTCCTCCGTCCTGCTCTTCCTGCCGCTGGCCCACGTGCTCGGCCGGATCGCCGAGATCGCCGCCGTCATCGCCCCGGTCAAGCTCGGCCACGTCTCCGACATCAAGAACGTCACCGCGGAACTCGGCTCCTTCCGGCCGACCCTGATCCTCGGCGTCCCCAGAGTGTTCGAGAAGGTCTACAACACCGCCCGCGCCAAGGCCCAGTCCGACGGCAAGGGCAGGATCTTCGACCGCGCCGCCGACACCGCCGTCGCCTACAGCCGCGCCCTCGACGCCGGCGGCCCCTCGCTCGGCCTGCGGATCCGCCACGCCGTCTTCGACAAGCTGGTCTACAGCAAGCTCCGGGCCGCCCTCGGCGGCCGCTGCAGGACCGCCATCTCCGGCGGCGCCCCGCTCGGCGAGCGGCTCGGCCACTTCTACCGCGGCATCGGCTTCTCCGTCCTGGAGGGCTACGGCCTCACCGAGTCCTGCGCCGCCACCGCCTTCAACCCGAACGACAAGCCCAAGATCGGCACCGTCGGCCAGCCGCTGCCCGGCTCGGCGATCCGGATCGCCGGGGACGGCGAGGTCCTGCTCAAGGGCCCGCAGATCTTCACCGGCTACTGGAACAACCCCGCCGCCACCGCCGACGCCCTGCAGGACGGCTGGTTCGCCACCGGCGACCTCGGCTCCCTCGACGACGAGGGCTACCTCACCATCACCGGCCGCAAGAAGGAGATCATCGTCACCGCCGGCGGCAAGAACGTCGCCCCCGCCGTGATCGAGGACCGCATCCGCGCCCACGCGATCGTCGGCGAGGTCATGGTGGTCGGCGACCGCAAGCCCTTCATCGCCTGCCTGGTCACCGTCGACGACGAGTTCTTCCCCCACTGGAAGGCCCTCAACAACAAGCCCGCCGACGCCACCGTCGAACAGCTCCGCGACGACCCCGACCTGCTCGCCGCCGTCCAGGCCGCCGTCGACGACGGCAACCAGGCCGTCTCGCACGCCGAGGCCGTCAAGAAGTTCCACCTCCTCACCACCACCTTCACCGAGGCCGGCGGCCACCTCACCCCCTCCCTCAAGCTCAAGCGCAACGTCGTCCTCAAGGACTTCGCCACCGAGATCGAGGGCCTCTACACCCGCTAG
- a CDS encoding SRPBCC family protein: protein MAEHTRSSIVIDATPAEVMAVIADFAAYPEWTGEVKEIDVLETGPDGRAAKVRLLLDAGAIRDEHTLAYTWDGDRVVSWTLVSSQMLRSLDGSYALAPAGKGTEVTYQLAVDVKIPMLGMIKRKAEKVIIDRALAGLKKRVEG, encoded by the coding sequence ATGGCGGAGCACACCAGGTCGAGCATTGTCATCGACGCCACCCCGGCCGAGGTCATGGCGGTGATCGCCGACTTCGCCGCCTACCCGGAGTGGACCGGCGAGGTGAAGGAGATCGACGTCCTGGAGACCGGCCCCGACGGCCGCGCCGCCAAGGTCCGGCTGCTGCTGGACGCCGGGGCGATCCGCGACGAGCACACCCTCGCCTACACCTGGGACGGCGACCGGGTGGTCAGCTGGACGCTGGTCAGCAGCCAGATGCTGCGCTCCCTGGACGGCTCCTACGCGCTCGCCCCCGCCGGGAAGGGCACCGAGGTCACCTACCAGCTGGCCGTGGACGTCAAGATCCCGATGCTCGGCATGATCAAGCGCAAGGCCGAGAAGGTCATCATCGACCGGGCGCTGGCCGGCCTGAAGAAGCGCGTCGAGGGCTGA